One Curtobacterium sp. BH-2-1-1 genomic region harbors:
- a CDS encoding sensor histidine kinase, producing the protein MDTTPTLADPASDDTRWVGRRRFARVGRVLPVAFLQIVGTLLASRVLLGLGVGTDSAGPPWARHAFTGAVDPVHLGPLAIGFLVAGVVVLPWRWRWPRSVLLLTLATTIGYALVVSPRGPFVAALTMALANAWLRGHRWWVVASAALAVVVLPTADAVLGRSSVLDLSAVLLCIAWVTVTIAVSELVRVRLERVAERRRQRAEADRRRAADERVRIARELHDSVAHSMSLINLQAGVALHLGADLPDQTRDSLANIRDSSREALVELRTILGVLRSVDGAPDREGAERAPTAGLDRVADLVERARAAGVDVTLAVDGDRSAVHGITDRNAFRIVQESVTNVMKHAPGHRADVTISIGPDVVDLVVADRPSQPRVADIGSTEPLAPTGNGIIGMRERANAVDGTLSAGPTTDGGWRVAARLPVVGTDPEDAR; encoded by the coding sequence ATGGACACCACCCCGACCCTCGCCGACCCGGCGAGCGACGACACCCGCTGGGTCGGGCGCCGTCGCTTCGCCCGGGTCGGTCGGGTCCTGCCGGTGGCGTTCCTGCAGATCGTCGGGACGCTGCTCGCATCGCGCGTGCTGCTCGGATTGGGTGTCGGGACGGACTCGGCCGGCCCACCCTGGGCACGGCACGCGTTCACCGGTGCGGTCGACCCGGTGCACCTCGGCCCGCTCGCGATCGGGTTCCTCGTGGCCGGCGTCGTGGTGCTCCCGTGGCGCTGGCGGTGGCCACGGTCGGTGCTGCTCCTGACCCTCGCGACCACGATCGGGTACGCCCTCGTCGTGAGTCCGCGCGGGCCGTTCGTCGCCGCGCTGACGATGGCGCTCGCCAACGCCTGGCTCCGCGGACACCGCTGGTGGGTCGTCGCCTCGGCGGCGCTCGCCGTCGTCGTGCTCCCGACCGCCGATGCCGTCCTCGGCCGCTCGTCCGTGCTCGACCTCAGCGCCGTGCTGCTCTGCATCGCCTGGGTCACGGTGACGATCGCCGTGTCCGAACTCGTCCGGGTCCGGCTCGAACGGGTCGCGGAACGCCGTCGTCAGCGCGCCGAGGCCGACCGGCGTCGTGCCGCCGACGAGCGGGTGCGGATCGCCCGCGAGCTCCACGACTCGGTCGCCCACAGCATGTCCCTCATCAACCTCCAGGCCGGGGTCGCCCTCCACCTCGGCGCCGACCTCCCGGACCAGACGCGGGACTCCCTCGCGAACATCCGCGACTCCAGCCGCGAGGCCCTCGTCGAACTCCGCACGATCCTCGGCGTGCTCCGCTCCGTCGACGGAGCGCCCGACCGCGAGGGGGCGGAGCGCGCCCCGACCGCCGGCCTCGACCGCGTCGCCGACCTGGTGGAACGAGCGCGTGCCGCAGGCGTCGACGTCACCCTGGCCGTCGACGGCGACCGTTCGGCCGTGCACGGCATCACGGACCGGAACGCGTTCCGCATCGTGCAAGAGTCGGTGACGAACGTCATGAAGCACGCCCCCGGACACCGAGCCGACGTGACGATCTCGATCGGCCCGGACGTCGTGGACCTCGTCGTCGCCGACCGCCCGTCCCAGCCGCGGGTGGCCGACATCGGCTCCACCGAGCCGCTCGCCCCGACCGGCAACGGGATCATCGGGATGCGCGAACGCGCGAACGCCGTCGACGGCACCCTGTCCGCCGGACCGACGACCGACGGCGGCTGGCGGGTGGCAGCACGCCTCCCGGTGGTCGGCACCGACCCCGAGGACGCCCGATGA
- a CDS encoding ABC transporter substrate-binding protein, with translation MNTRRLHARTVIGAAAVVALAALSLQGCAVVNGSGDDPNTLRVMMGADTTYPKERKQWQQDVAAAFKRTTGANVQWETYSSAQEELTAIQTSVISGQGPDVYAIGSTFTPTAYATGAFVEMGSKEWKAVGGKDQFDPASFGISGPSTSKQIGIPFASRPFVMAVNKDLLADAGITEMPTTWDQLTEDAKATTTGGRHGLAIAYADGFDPWKFVWGMAQNAGNTIVSKDGKAEIDSKAVENAYRTYFDWVTKDGVVDKAAIGWNNAQALAQFTEGKAAFFPMTTTTAINSFKNTPVDGKYEFALLPTVPPGATSRPSGGIEAASILSGDNWVVADYGKKQDLSFDFIKQLSTPEAQLEYYKLFGNLPTNSDAAAELAAANPQLKPIIDAGRLSKPTAFTGAWSDIQLSLVDVVVQSIPSLKSGEVTDDQLRKRLQDAQKDAQSTLDRQKNGGL, from the coding sequence GTGAACACGCGAAGACTTCATGCCCGCACCGTGATCGGTGCCGCGGCCGTGGTCGCCCTCGCCGCCCTGTCCCTCCAGGGATGCGCCGTGGTGAACGGCAGCGGCGACGACCCGAACACCCTCCGCGTCATGATGGGCGCGGACACCACCTACCCCAAGGAACGCAAGCAGTGGCAGCAGGACGTCGCCGCTGCGTTCAAGCGCACCACCGGTGCGAACGTCCAGTGGGAGACGTACTCGTCCGCCCAGGAGGAGCTCACCGCCATCCAGACCAGCGTCATCTCCGGGCAGGGTCCGGACGTGTACGCGATCGGCAGCACGTTCACGCCGACCGCGTACGCCACCGGCGCCTTCGTCGAGATGGGCTCGAAGGAGTGGAAGGCCGTCGGGGGCAAGGACCAGTTCGACCCCGCGTCCTTCGGGATCTCCGGACCGAGCACCTCGAAGCAGATCGGCATCCCGTTCGCCAGCCGACCGTTCGTGATGGCGGTGAACAAGGACCTGCTCGCCGACGCGGGGATCACGGAGATGCCCACGACCTGGGACCAGCTGACCGAGGACGCGAAGGCCACCACCACGGGCGGCCGGCACGGCCTGGCGATCGCCTACGCCGACGGCTTCGACCCGTGGAAGTTCGTCTGGGGCATGGCGCAGAACGCCGGCAACACGATCGTCTCGAAGGACGGCAAGGCGGAGATCGACTCGAAGGCCGTCGAGAACGCCTACCGCACCTACTTCGACTGGGTCACCAAGGACGGCGTCGTCGACAAGGCCGCGATCGGGTGGAACAACGCCCAGGCCCTCGCGCAGTTCACCGAGGGCAAGGCGGCGTTCTTCCCGATGACGACCACCACCGCGATCAACTCGTTCAAGAACACCCCCGTGGACGGCAAGTACGAGTTCGCACTCCTGCCGACGGTGCCCCCGGGAGCGACGTCGCGTCCGTCCGGCGGCATCGAGGCGGCGAGCATCCTCTCCGGCGACAACTGGGTCGTGGCCGACTACGGCAAGAAGCAGGACCTGTCGTTCGACTTCATCAAGCAGCTCAGCACGCCCGAGGCGCAGCTCGAGTACTACAAGCTCTTCGGCAACCTGCCGACGAACTCCGACGCCGCGGCCGAACTCGCGGCGGCGAACCCCCAGCTCAAGCCGATCATCGACGCCGGCAGGCTCTCGAAGCCGACCGCCTTCACCGGTGCCTGGTCGGACATCCAACTCTCCCTCGTGGACGTCGTCGTGCAGTCCATCCCGTCGCTCAAGAGCGGCGAGGTCACCGACGACCAGCTCCGGAAGCGTCTGCAGGACGCCCAGAAGGACGCCCAGTCCACGCTCGACCGGCAGAAGAACGGAGGCCTGTGA
- the uxaC gene encoding glucuronate isomerase, giving the protein MTQTTTATPLAPHPDRLFAADPGARAVARTVYDAVKDAPIISPHGHVDAALIADDQPFEDPASLLITPDHYVLRLLHANGVGLEALGRVDLSGAGTVPPGRSIWRNLAEHWDDFLGTPVRYWFETELHDVFGLTEQPSAANADAQYDHIAGLLTTPAFRPRALFDAFGIEVLATTDAPTADLAAHARLAADPTFTGRVVPTFRADAVFDPSGSDWRHVVASIGEAAGIDTGTHDGLLAALRARRQYFVQHGATATDTGVLDAGSTPLSASERSRIHTAAMQGPSAVTASEAVAYRHDMLYRWAEMSVEDGLVMQLHPGVLRNHHAPTLERFGPDTGHDLPAVGSFTEPLRPLLESFGTAPGFHLVLFTVDETVFSREIGPLAGFYPAVYAGAPWWFIDTPAAIGRYRAAITDSASFTKTSGFIDDTRAYCSIPARHDMARRADAAYLASLVVTHELSEEDAVRTARRIVSDIPRATFKL; this is encoded by the coding sequence ATGACCCAGACCACCACCGCCACACCGCTCGCCCCGCACCCGGACCGGCTCTTCGCAGCCGACCCGGGAGCGCGAGCGGTCGCCCGCACGGTCTACGACGCCGTCAAGGACGCGCCGATCATCTCCCCCCACGGGCACGTCGACGCCGCCCTCATCGCGGACGACCAACCGTTCGAGGACCCCGCGTCGCTGCTCATCACGCCGGACCACTACGTCCTGCGGCTCCTGCACGCGAACGGTGTCGGACTGGAGGCGCTGGGTCGCGTCGACCTGTCGGGAGCCGGCACCGTGCCTCCAGGACGATCCATCTGGCGGAACCTGGCCGAGCACTGGGACGACTTCCTCGGCACCCCCGTCCGCTACTGGTTCGAGACGGAGCTGCACGACGTCTTCGGACTGACGGAGCAGCCGTCGGCCGCGAACGCGGACGCCCAGTACGACCACATCGCCGGGCTCCTCACCACGCCCGCGTTCCGTCCGCGCGCCCTGTTCGACGCCTTCGGCATCGAAGTCCTCGCGACCACGGACGCGCCCACCGCCGACCTCGCCGCGCACGCGCGGCTCGCCGCCGACCCCACCTTCACCGGCCGGGTGGTCCCCACGTTCCGCGCGGACGCCGTGTTCGACCCGTCGGGGTCGGACTGGAGGCACGTGGTCGCGTCGATCGGTGAGGCCGCCGGCATCGACACGGGAACCCACGACGGGCTGTTGGCGGCTCTGCGCGCACGTCGCCAGTACTTCGTCCAGCACGGTGCCACCGCCACGGACACCGGGGTCCTCGACGCCGGATCCACGCCGTTGTCGGCCTCGGAGCGCTCGCGGATCCACACGGCCGCGATGCAGGGTCCGTCCGCTGTGACCGCGTCGGAGGCCGTCGCGTACCGGCACGACATGCTCTACCGGTGGGCCGAGATGAGCGTCGAGGACGGTCTCGTCATGCAGCTCCACCCCGGTGTGCTGCGGAACCACCACGCCCCCACGCTCGAGCGCTTCGGGCCGGACACCGGGCACGACCTGCCCGCGGTCGGGTCCTTCACCGAACCGCTGCGGCCGCTGCTCGAGTCGTTCGGGACCGCGCCGGGGTTCCACCTCGTGCTCTTCACCGTCGACGAGACCGTGTTCTCCCGCGAGATCGGCCCGCTCGCCGGCTTCTACCCCGCCGTGTACGCCGGCGCTCCCTGGTGGTTCATCGACACCCCCGCGGCGATCGGCCGGTACCGGGCGGCCATCACCGACTCGGCGTCGTTCACGAAGACCTCGGGGTTCATCGACGACACCCGGGCGTACTGCTCGATCCCGGCGCGGCACGACATGGCTCGCCGAGCGGACGCGGCCTACCTGGCGTCGCTCGTGGTGACGCACGAGCTGTCCGAGGAGGACGCGGTGCGGACGGCGCGTCGGATCGTGTCGGACATCCCGAGGGCGACGTTCAAGCTCTGA
- a CDS encoding carbohydrate ABC transporter permease, with amino-acid sequence MSAFTTSTRTRPTATLTESIIAGDRGRRHKRPYDTDVTRLLPRWLLILVIAVIIAFIAVPVLYILFGSVNSDVAVARGEYFPSEFTLANYVDIWSTVALGEGLVNSMLTAGAVAVASAALAVSTAYVLVRFRFLGRLTFLRGLLALQSIPGTLLLLPVFVVFSNIASATGVQIIGTRWGLFVTYLTFALPFSTWVMVTYLRGLPKELEEAARIDGASSTKILTKIVLPLSWPGIVVSAIFAFLLGWNDVLFSTIMTTPNTRTVAVVLQVLGTTQEGGTIPIYGQMMAASIVCAVPVVALYLIFQRYLVGGLTAGSVK; translated from the coding sequence ATGAGCGCCTTCACCACCTCCACGCGGACCCGCCCCACGGCGACGCTGACCGAGAGCATCATCGCCGGCGACCGCGGCCGTCGGCACAAGCGCCCGTACGACACCGACGTCACCCGGCTCCTGCCGCGCTGGCTGCTCATCCTCGTGATCGCGGTGATCATCGCGTTCATCGCCGTCCCCGTGCTCTACATCCTGTTCGGGTCGGTCAACTCCGACGTCGCGGTGGCCCGGGGCGAGTACTTCCCCTCGGAGTTCACGCTCGCGAACTACGTGGACATCTGGTCGACGGTCGCGCTCGGCGAGGGGCTCGTGAACTCGATGCTCACCGCCGGTGCCGTCGCCGTCGCGAGTGCGGCGCTCGCCGTCTCCACCGCGTACGTGCTGGTCCGGTTCCGCTTCCTCGGACGCCTGACGTTCCTCCGCGGCCTGCTCGCGCTGCAGTCGATCCCCGGCACGCTCCTGCTCCTGCCCGTGTTCGTGGTGTTCTCGAACATCGCGAGCGCCACCGGCGTGCAGATCATCGGCACCCGCTGGGGACTGTTCGTCACGTACCTGACGTTCGCCCTGCCGTTCTCGACGTGGGTGATGGTCACGTACCTGCGCGGCCTGCCGAAGGAACTCGAGGAGGCCGCCCGCATCGACGGCGCGTCCAGCACCAAGATCCTCACGAAGATCGTCCTGCCGCTCTCGTGGCCCGGCATCGTCGTGTCGGCGATCTTCGCCTTCCTGCTCGGCTGGAACGACGTCCTGTTCTCGACGATCATGACCACCCCCAACACCCGCACGGTGGCGGTCGTCCTGCAGGTCCTCGGCACCACGCAAGAGGGCGGCACCATCCCGATCTACGGCCAGATGATGGCCGCCTCGATCGTCTGTGCGGTCCCGGTCGTGGCGCTCTACCTGATCTTCCAGCGCTACCTGGTCGGCGGTCTCACCGCCGGCTCCGTCAAGTAG
- a CDS encoding LacI family DNA-binding transcriptional regulator — protein MTDTDTARRVTIRDIADATGVAPSTVSRALSLPDRVNQATQQRIQQAARELGYVPNSQARALTSGRTRAVAVLVSDITNPFYFDVIRGTQHQLAGAGWTQLLVDTEESADAEMAALSAIAGKADGAVLTASRLSDAQIARFAERTPLVVVNRRPAGVPSVLIDTPGGVEQAVQHLVSLGHRDILYVAGPDSSWSNERRWKALVRVAKRLGVRVGRVGPHAPFVDSGAAAADAAVHAGATACIAFNDLIAIGMLARLRERGVRVPEDMSIVGCDDIFGADFCNPPLTTMTSPIERAGRVAIRMLLGRLGAIPADELPGEHMSGAVALPTHLTVRESTGPAPVPHAS, from the coding sequence GTGACCGACACCGACACCGCCCGGCGGGTGACCATCCGCGACATCGCCGACGCCACCGGTGTGGCGCCGTCCACGGTGTCCCGGGCGCTCTCCCTGCCCGACCGTGTGAACCAGGCGACGCAACAGCGCATCCAGCAGGCCGCCCGGGAACTCGGCTACGTCCCGAACTCGCAGGCCCGGGCGCTCACGTCCGGCCGGACCCGCGCGGTCGCCGTGCTCGTGTCCGACATCACGAACCCCTTCTACTTCGACGTCATCCGCGGGACGCAGCACCAGCTCGCCGGTGCCGGGTGGACGCAGCTCCTCGTCGACACCGAGGAGTCCGCCGACGCCGAGATGGCCGCCCTCAGCGCGATCGCCGGGAAGGCCGACGGGGCCGTGCTCACCGCGTCGCGACTGTCCGACGCGCAGATCGCCCGGTTCGCCGAACGCACCCCGCTCGTCGTGGTGAACCGCCGGCCAGCCGGGGTCCCCTCCGTGCTCATCGACACCCCCGGCGGGGTCGAGCAGGCCGTGCAGCACCTGGTGTCCCTCGGCCACCGGGACATCCTCTACGTCGCCGGCCCGGACAGCTCGTGGTCGAACGAACGCCGGTGGAAGGCCCTCGTCCGCGTCGCCAAGCGCCTCGGCGTGCGGGTCGGCCGCGTCGGGCCGCACGCGCCGTTCGTCGATTCCGGAGCAGCGGCCGCCGACGCCGCCGTGCACGCCGGTGCCACCGCCTGCATCGCGTTCAACGACCTCATCGCGATCGGCATGCTCGCCCGACTCCGGGAGCGGGGCGTCCGCGTCCCCGAGGACATGAGCATCGTCGGCTGCGACGACATCTTCGGCGCGGACTTCTGCAACCCGCCGCTCACCACGATGACCTCGCCGATCGAGCGGGCCGGCCGGGTCGCGATCCGGATGCTCCTCGGACGGCTCGGCGCGATCCCCGCCGACGAACTGCCCGGCGAGCACATGAGCGGCGCGGTCGCGCTGCCGACCCACCTCACCGTCCGCGAGTCCACCGGTCCCGCACCCGTCCCCCACGCGTCATGA
- a CDS encoding gluconokinase: MTERAVLPPLLVMGVSGSGKSTIGQALADALAAEGQPTVFVDADDLHPAANKEKMRQGIPLTDEDRWPWLDACAARIAEVEDSGHRCVMANSALKRVYRDRLRASAPTLVIAFLDGSHDLIADRQAHRHHEYMPSSLLDSQFATLERPQPDEAAVTVSIEGSVDETVTAILSALSVTSG, from the coding sequence ATGACCGAGCGCGCTGTCCTCCCGCCCCTGCTCGTGATGGGGGTCTCCGGTTCCGGCAAGTCGACGATCGGGCAGGCCCTCGCCGACGCCCTCGCCGCCGAGGGGCAGCCCACGGTCTTCGTGGACGCGGACGACCTGCACCCCGCCGCGAACAAGGAGAAGATGCGGCAGGGGATCCCGCTCACGGACGAGGACCGCTGGCCCTGGCTGGACGCCTGCGCCGCGCGGATCGCCGAGGTCGAGGACTCCGGCCACCGCTGCGTGATGGCGAACTCGGCGCTCAAGCGTGTCTACCGCGACCGTCTCCGCGCCTCGGCGCCGACCCTCGTGATCGCCTTCCTCGACGGCTCGCACGACCTGATCGCCGACCGCCAGGCGCACCGTCACCACGAGTACATGCCGAGCTCCTTGCTCGACTCGCAGTTCGCGACGCTCGAGCGACCGCAGCCGGACGAGGCCGCCGTCACCGTGTCGATCGAGGGCTCGGTCGACGAGACGGTGACGGCGATCCTCTCCGCGCTCTCGGTCACTTCCGGCTGA
- a CDS encoding carbohydrate ABC transporter permease, translating to MTQVQTPAPRATESRDREVRPHGTTPLYKRERPLWMLLPGGALMLAVIVVPLLVGFYIAMLDLDQYTLRQWFSAPFVGFANFAEAFTDSPLLHSIWISVSISVLVTAVTVPIGVAAAISTQNRFPGRGLVRSIYLIPYVLPAFVVGTFFRTMLQPQGVVNSILHTDVLWLNGSASYWALAGVMIWTSWPFVYLLSLAGLQAVDNEVHEAAALDGVTWWAKLRYIIFPYLRGPLSLAVIIAILHNINNFTLPFVLFGIPLPSSVEVMPVLTYIASFQSFRFGLSAAMAICSLVIVAIPLFVYLRAVKLDTGDDAGPNRKQRRADRRTLAAATPAAAADIDGARA from the coding sequence ATGACGCAGGTCCAGACCCCCGCGCCGCGCGCGACCGAGTCGCGTGACCGCGAGGTCCGTCCGCACGGCACGACCCCGCTCTACAAGCGGGAGCGTCCCCTCTGGATGCTCCTCCCAGGCGGCGCCCTCATGCTCGCCGTCATCGTGGTGCCGCTCCTCGTGGGCTTCTACATCGCGATGCTCGACCTCGACCAGTACACGCTCCGCCAGTGGTTCAGCGCCCCGTTCGTCGGGTTCGCGAACTTCGCCGAGGCGTTCACGGACTCGCCCCTGCTCCACTCGATCTGGATCTCGGTGTCCATCTCGGTGCTCGTCACCGCGGTCACCGTCCCGATCGGCGTCGCCGCGGCGATCTCGACGCAGAACCGGTTCCCCGGTCGCGGACTCGTCCGGTCGATCTACCTCATCCCGTACGTGCTCCCCGCCTTCGTCGTCGGCACGTTCTTCCGGACCATGCTCCAGCCGCAGGGCGTCGTGAACTCGATCCTGCACACCGACGTGCTCTGGTTGAACGGCTCCGCGTCGTACTGGGCGCTCGCCGGCGTGATGATCTGGACGAGCTGGCCCTTCGTCTACCTGCTCTCCCTCGCCGGACTGCAGGCGGTCGACAACGAGGTGCACGAGGCCGCCGCACTCGACGGGGTGACCTGGTGGGCGAAGCTCCGCTACATCATCTTCCCGTACCTGCGCGGACCCCTGAGCCTCGCGGTGATCATCGCGATCCTGCACAACATCAACAACTTCACCCTCCCGTTCGTGCTGTTCGGCATCCCGCTGCCGTCGAGCGTCGAGGTCATGCCCGTCCTCACGTACATCGCGAGCTTCCAGTCGTTCCGCTTCGGCCTGTCCGCGGCGATGGCGATCTGCTCGCTCGTGATCGTCGCGATCCCGCTGTTCGTCTACCTGCGGGCCGTGAAGCTCGACACCGGTGACGACGCGGGCCCCAACCGCAAGCAGCGTCGTGCCGACCGGCGCACCCTCGCGGCAGCGACCCCGGCTGCTGCCGCCGACATCGACGGAGCCCGAGCATGA
- a CDS encoding GNAT family N-acetyltransferase gives MTIEVRPATSFDDVRTMVGPKRPDANVCWCLSYRIPAKENQALSGTARGDRVRVLLDEDLPPGVLAYDGDEVVGWAAVHPRPDTTFARNRKIPHLDDPGDRSVWSVWCIRVRPGHRGEGISHALLAGAVDLAREHGARTVEGYPVDNRGERVDLTMAYVGTRALFEHAGFEHAADTTSVLNGFPRVLVRKRLRA, from the coding sequence ATGACGATCGAGGTGCGTCCCGCGACGTCCTTCGACGACGTCCGCACCATGGTCGGTCCGAAGCGTCCGGACGCGAACGTGTGCTGGTGCCTGAGCTACCGGATCCCGGCGAAGGAGAACCAGGCCCTCAGCGGCACGGCCCGTGGAGATCGCGTCCGGGTGCTCCTCGACGAGGACCTGCCGCCCGGGGTCCTGGCGTACGACGGCGACGAGGTCGTCGGGTGGGCCGCGGTGCACCCCCGTCCGGACACCACGTTCGCGCGGAACCGGAAGATCCCGCACCTCGACGATCCGGGCGACCGGAGCGTGTGGAGCGTCTGGTGCATCCGGGTGCGGCCGGGCCACCGGGGCGAGGGCATCTCGCACGCGCTCCTGGCGGGCGCGGTCGACCTCGCCCGCGAGCACGGCGCCCGCACGGTGGAGGGCTACCCCGTCGACAACCGCGGCGAGCGGGTCGACCTGACGATGGCGTACGTCGGGACCCGCGCACTGTTCGAGCACGCCGGGTTCGAGCACGCGGCGGACACGACGTCCGTCCTGAACGGGTTCCCCCGCGTGCTCGTGCGCAAGCGCCTCAGAGCTTGA
- a CDS encoding sugar phosphate isomerase/epimerase encodes MTQPSWELSGFGDEIDADPAIQVAVLQALGASAIEVRSAWGVNVVDLDEDQLAGLHRLFEERGQTVSAIASPIGKVSVDEPVEHEVGRLGRAIAASHALGTTNIRIFSFYFEGRQPEAVRDDVLVRMRALADLAEREGVTLLHENEKDIYGDVPSRVLDIVESVGSPALRLAWDNANYVQCGVKPFTDGWAQLAPYVDYLQVKDALAADSSVVPAGEGDGELLQTLTALRDAGYSGYASLEPHLSDFTHLGGFSGPAAFGRAGRALRKLTDQIGVTLR; translated from the coding sequence ATGACCCAGCCCAGTTGGGAACTCTCCGGTTTCGGCGACGAGATCGACGCCGATCCGGCGATCCAGGTCGCGGTGCTGCAGGCGCTCGGCGCCAGCGCCATCGAGGTCCGCAGCGCGTGGGGGGTGAACGTCGTCGACCTCGACGAGGACCAGCTCGCCGGCCTGCACCGCCTGTTCGAGGAACGCGGGCAGACCGTGTCCGCCATCGCCTCGCCGATCGGCAAGGTGTCGGTCGACGAGCCCGTCGAGCACGAGGTCGGACGACTCGGCCGCGCGATCGCCGCCTCGCACGCCCTCGGCACCACGAACATCCGGATCTTCTCGTTCTACTTCGAGGGCCGGCAGCCCGAAGCCGTCCGCGACGACGTCCTCGTGCGGATGCGGGCCCTGGCCGACCTCGCCGAGCGCGAGGGCGTGACGCTGCTGCACGAGAACGAGAAGGACATCTACGGCGACGTCCCCTCGCGCGTGCTCGACATCGTCGAGAGCGTCGGCTCGCCCGCGCTCCGCCTCGCCTGGGACAACGCGAACTACGTGCAGTGCGGCGTCAAGCCGTTCACCGACGGATGGGCACAGCTCGCGCCGTACGTCGACTACCTGCAGGTCAAGGACGCCCTCGCCGCCGACTCGTCGGTCGTCCCCGCGGGTGAGGGCGACGGCGAACTGCTGCAGACCCTCACCGCGCTGCGCGACGCCGGGTACTCCGGCTACGCCTCCCTCGAGCCGCACCTCAGCGACTTCACCCACCTCGGCGGGTTCTCCGGCCCCGCGGCGTTCGGCCGCGCCGGTCGTGCCCTCCGGAAGCTCACCGACCAGATCGGAGTCACCCTGCGATGA
- a CDS encoding sugar phosphate isomerase/epimerase — MSFTGFGVVAGAALTEAVRRAGADHVEPTIAGNLAIRPNGHGGGWVLDDGYGGDRFPSFAILVPGDLPLLTADPDAVRDYFEAVLPIVHSVAEPGAKIVFGSGTARTAPDGMPETEAHRRFAEVLRTARDTAAANDLRIVLEPLSRSETNVLHSVAETVRFLDDAAVDGVDVVADLFHIRNEGESLDVLREHGARIGHVHVSDRDRRPLGAEGGDDVWRDFLAAVHDGGYRGSVSLECNWSPDTATAEQEIGRSLELLRRSGAMLVA, encoded by the coding sequence ATGTCGTTCACCGGATTCGGCGTCGTCGCCGGAGCAGCACTGACCGAGGCCGTCCGTCGCGCGGGCGCCGACCACGTGGAGCCGACGATCGCCGGCAACCTGGCGATCCGGCCGAACGGCCACGGCGGCGGCTGGGTGCTCGACGACGGCTACGGCGGCGACCGCTTCCCCTCCTTCGCGATCCTCGTCCCCGGCGACCTCCCGCTGCTGACCGCTGACCCCGACGCGGTCCGGGACTACTTCGAGGCCGTCCTCCCGATCGTCCACTCCGTCGCCGAGCCGGGCGCGAAGATCGTGTTCGGCTCGGGGACCGCCCGCACGGCACCCGACGGCATGCCCGAGACCGAGGCCCACCGCCGCTTCGCCGAGGTGCTCCGCACAGCCCGGGACACCGCCGCGGCGAACGACCTCCGCATCGTGCTCGAGCCGCTGAGCCGTTCGGAGACGAACGTCCTGCACTCCGTCGCCGAGACCGTCCGGTTCCTGGACGACGCGGCCGTCGACGGGGTGGACGTCGTCGCCGACCTGTTCCACATCCGGAACGAGGGGGAGTCGCTCGACGTCCTCCGGGAGCACGGCGCCCGCATCGGCCACGTGCACGTCAGCGATCGCGACCGTCGCCCGCTCGGTGCCGAGGGCGGCGACGACGTCTGGCGCGACTTCCTCGCGGCCGTGCACGACGGTGGCTACCGCGGCTCGGTCTCACTGGAGTGCAACTGGTCCCCGGACACCGCGACCGCCGAACAGGAGATCGGCCGATCGCTCGAACTCCTCCGACGATCGGGTGCCATGCTCGTGGCATGA